TGTGCCAGAGGCCATCAGCTCCAAACATCCAAACACTTGCATCATAGCCAtagatattgcatgtcaagtTCTGAGAACCTGCTCTTTTCGGATACATAAGATAGTTATCTCACTAGAACTGATTAGTAAAAGAACATAAACATGACAAATCAATGATACATATCCAAGTATTAGTATTGAGTTCGAAGCAAACTACAAGCTTAAAGCTAAATACAAAACAGCAATCCAACAGGACTCGTATCgaaaaaaactaacttttttctGACATCGAGTTCTGAAGGATGAACCAATCTACACTAGACCCTAAGTGCATAATTCTAATGACCATTCATGAATTATGTACTCCTGGGGAAGATGATCCATCAGGGAATTTAATtgaatctttttttctttttttttcgagGGGGAGGTGGGCAGGTACATAATTCTATGAATGATCATTTTTGCTAGTTATTCACTGCACCTTTTTGACCTTCTGTCTCAGTCTTTCACTCAGCGAGGAAACCTCTTCAAGGACAGGCAACTTGGAATACATACAGTAGCTTGTGGCAACAGTCCAGTAAATCCACATTTTGGCTTATTCAGAGTTCTGGTGTCTGAGTCAAGTCACAGCGAAGTACCTTGATGAAACTGTCAGTCTAATTAAGGCGGGCAACATAcccatttttggtattttgatttgttttggaagCGGTGTCAGGTTACATATCTGTCACAACATAACAAAACAATACTCTAGAGCTATCACAGTGCGCGGACAAACAAATGACATTAAGCAACATTGAGCGCCACCAATCAACACACTGATTACTACATACTAAGTCACACATTATCCTTTTGATATGGCACCCCCTCAAACTGGAGAATTGGTGATGACACATGATAGTCAATCCATGCAACACCAGTGCACACGACATCTGAGTGACCAATTACTTAGTTTTTAACTTATCAATCCACGATAGTTATAATTCAAGGCACAATACGGGATATCACTTTTTATCACAGTTTCATTCCATTCCCACGCTCCAGAATAGAATTAACACTTCCAGCGGCTGGATAGATCCAAGTCATATATTTTTTCCTTATTCTCGTAATAAATCTCCTGGTAAGAACGTGGCATTGTCTTCGGAGCAAGGCTGATGATCTTGGTACCTTGCAATAGTAAAGACAGGTAAATGTGGAGAGAAAAAATCCCATGTCACTGGCAACAAGTTTGTATTGACAGATTTCGAAATACAAGTTCCAAGGACTCCAAAAAGATAGTTCAAAAGAGGCTATGTACAGAAGTGCTCAACTTTCCCAAAGATTGGCTATCCAATTAAGTCAATACCTATTAGGTCGATAAAAATGTACAAAGGACTTTATAGATTTTTAAGATGTTGTTTTCATCCAAAGTCTTTTTAAGGTAAATCATTTTAGTTGTTCAGTGTAATTAGTCATTTAGACATGTGATATGTTTAAAGTCATAAAATAGGACCAAAGTCACTTGTTTTGGGGCAAGTTTTAAGTCAATAATTGCCAGTATTCATGGGCGCTTTTAATACAAGTCATGATGTCTTTCGCGGACGTGTTATCTGGACAGGTTTCGTTTCTCTAACTCTCTAATATTATGAGGGATACTTCTCATTGAGTCTGCAAAAGAAGACAGACCTGCATTAGAAGCCAGACTGATATCAGACGCTACTTTGATGAGAAGCTATGAAGAGATTTCTAGAAGCAAGGTCGCTGTCATTAGGAGCTAGGCTGATATCATTAGAATGAAAGATGATATCACTAGAAGATAGGTTGTTTTTAGAAAGTAGATTAATGCATCAAGAGGTTTTAATGAAGAAACGAATCTGGCTACTGTATGCTTCATGATGCAGCCTTGTACTTTAGAAGATACATATGATGATATATTCATCTTCAGCTGATAATTAAGGTGTGCCATGTGAAGATGTTTTAATGAAGAAACGAATCCGGCCACTATATGCTTCATGATGCAGCCTTGTTACTTTAGAAGGTACATATGATGATATCTTCATCCTCAGCTGATAATTAAGGTGTGCCATGTTTTAAATGCTCTTTGAATGTCATCTTTAAAGGGTTACTAAAGGGTTACCAAATCGTCGAGCCTATGACTATACCAAAGGCGGCTTAGGAAGCTTATTTCTTTAAGGAGATAATACATAGAATATTGATGCATAATCTTTAAGATTTAAAGATATAGGCTTGAATGTAGAGATGATCCTATGGCAGAGCTTCCAGAAACGAATTGTGCAGTATAATCCCAAGTTACAATTCATCTATTAGAGGCCAATCTATAGAACACTACTACCAGGTTCCCCCTTCCACATGTAGTAAAGGTGACAACGTCTTAAAGAAGTGAGATTGTTTCATATTGCAAGGTTGGAATCTTTCTTATCGTCGAGCATAGGAGTCTTGTTATTTTTAAGTTGAACCTGTTGAACAGCCTCCCACCAGCGTTTTCTCTTGTATAGGCCCTTATCGTAATCGATGCCATTTTCCTcatattttttctctttgaaaaTGTATCCATTGCCCGGCGTGTAATTAACATTATCCAATGATCTAATCTTTGAGGAGCTATTCCATTCTAATCTGTCGTTGAATATTTTTACACTGCCACCACGCCCTGGCGTGTATCCAACATTCCTCGTATCAACCCGTGGAGTGACATCATACTTTTCCCGAATATCTGCAACCGGCTTTACATTCCCACCGCCAGGAACGTAAGACAAACCTTGAAGTGAAGCTACTTTGGGCTGAGCCCGGGTTGTCCTCTTATGGTAATTCGACTCCTGATCATGATATATTTTCACAGTACCACCCCCTGGCATATGGCTAACCTTATCCAATGACTTGACAACTGGTTGTGCTTTCTCCGTGTGCTTACTGTACTGCGCATCACGGTCATGGAAAAGTACTTTTCCACGAGCGCGTGGTGGCGAATAATGCACATTCCTTGCATCGATCCGTGGAGTAACATGATCATACTTTTCTCGAATATCCACGACTTTGAAATTCCCACTACCCGACATCTTCGGAAGATTATATCTCCAGTAGCTACCTTTCTATTTTAGAAGTTTGATTAGTTTAGAAGTCAGATTGAAATCATTGTGTCATCTGGATTAAAATCAAAATGTAATTTGCTGTGTATCCAAAAGCCAACAGCGCAGTTTTGCATTCTTGATATATATGTCTGGTTTGAGATGCCTAGTTGGAACTGCAAGTTAACTGTACAAGGAATGTCTTACTGCAGGGTCAGACCAACCATTGGCAGATAAGCTTGATAATTCTCTTAGGCGAACAAAACATTGAAGCTCGAGTGTAGGATGGATCAAGTTCAATATCTGCATAATCTAAGAGATCATAGGGTTGAATGTAAAACTTTATCTCACCTGGGGCGAGTATATTTGACGGTGGTCATAGTGATGGAGTTGGGGGCGGGGAAGCCAGGGGAACCAGTCCCATTTTAAGGATCTTCATTGTACAGATCTGTAGCCAGCCTATTGGTCAGGGGAAGAGGGGGGGAGTTGAGCAAAGTCTATTTCGGGTTCCATCGGTCTGAAAATTGGCCAAAAATTGTCTTTGTCTTATTCGGAATACATACCTTGGTTTTAGATAGTTAACAAAATCTGGGACAGTGCTAGATTTTGTTTTTTGGTGCTagatgttgttttttgtttgtttattgattatgttttttgttttttcagtgctagattttgtttttttctagaTTTTGTTTTAGTTTTagattttgatttaagataGTTAACAAAATCTGGGACAGTGCTACACAATTCGGTTCTGGAAGGATTCTCTTTGATTATTCAGATTATTCAGCATGATATATTCAAATACAGATTATTCAGCATTTTCACTCGGAAGATTATTACTGCATCATGGTATCAAGGAAATTGTGTTTAGGGTTGAGTTTGTAGTCCATATTATAATAAGCCAAACCGATTGTTATCTGCTCGAGATTACTGCATGTTTACTATTGGCTGAAAAAGTTTCTTGAGTGGCATATATCACTTCGCTACACAAATTTAAACTGAATGATCACAGGATAGTTGTAGGACAGCTAGAAGGGAAGAAGCCTCCTACAGGAGAGCTATTGTACAAAGTCTAACTATTATAGAAGCATTTTATCACTAGAGCAATACTAAAATATCTTTCATTAAAAGTTTTTTGGTTATTTGTTCAATTATTTACAGATATAATCTACTCTGCTATAGTGCTTATATCGATTTATTGCTATCTTTTCTATGATCAAGCTTGGGcgttttgtttgaaaaatctAAGACTTCGCGGTTATTGCGACGTTCCATACCCTCCCACCAGCGTTTTCTCTTGTATAGACCCTTATCATAATCAACGCCATTTTTCTCGTATTTTTTCTCCTTGAAAATATATCCGTAGCCAGGCCTGTAATTGATATTGTCGAACGATCCAATCTTTGATGTGGTATTCCATTCTGGATTGTCATTGTATATCTTCACATTGCCTCCTTGAGGCTGATGATGAGCATTATCCAAGGAGCCGATTTTGGAATCCGACGCCCAGCGGGGCCGATCGGAATAAACCTGTTTTGTTCCTCCACCAGGTCTATGGTGCGCATTATCCAAAGACCCAATCTTTGGCAAACTGTTCCACTGCAACTTCTCCTTGTACACTCTCGTGTTTCCGCCTCCTGGCACATAGTTGACCCTATCTAATGAACCAACCATCGGCTGCGCTCTCCGTGTGTGTTTATTGTACTGTGCATCGTAGTCATGGTAGATCACTTTTTCACCACCCCGCGGCGTGTATCCAACATTCCTCGCTTCAATCCGTGGAGTTACATCATACTTTTCCCGAATGTCTGCAACCCGAACGTTACCACCACCAGGAACATACGCCACCTTCTCGAGAGAACCTACTTTTGGTTGAGCACGTGTTGTCCTCTTCCTGTATTCTGAACTATAGTCATGATATATTTTCACATTTCCACCCCCAGGTTCGTGATTTGATTTTTCCAATGACCCAACCTTGGCCGTTGTGTCCCATCTTGGAGGTATATTAGCAACCTTTATATTCCCTCCTCCAGGCTGATGATCAACGTTATCCAAAGATCCAACTTTCGGCTGTGACCTATTCACGTGGCGCCGATACTCCGAGTTAGGGTCGTGATACACGAGGTGATAGGGATATTCTGAATCTGCTGGGGTAGGTGCCGATCTTGTTGTTAGAGACATTTTAACACGAGCTTAAAATCATCACAGAGATTTGAACGTCTTTCACATTTGTGTCTCCAACTGGGTCAACTGAGATGAAATCACTATTTCCTCAGTGCATATTCAGAATTTCTGTCTCAGTTTGCACTTCTTTATCTATATCAGTAGCAATATTGTCTTCAATCAAAGCAGTCTATTCTAATCCAAGATTGTCTCAAGCGAGTGTCCAACACCGATGTTACCAAAAAGTCAAATTACGTTCAAGAACTGAAGATACATCCAACACCGAAGGAAGCCGCACCAATAACAtgcaaagaaaagaaaaacattgcataaacaGAAGATTTGACAGGAAATTAgaaaacataaacataaacagctTAACCACTGTGAAGTGGCAAAAGCAACTGTGGGAGATTATTTCCAGTGTGAGAATTCGTCATCATCAATTGTTTTTGCTTTTGACTAAAAATGTCAGAGGTGGTAACTCTACAATGTGACTATAACGCAATTGCAAAAAAAGATCTGAAAATTTATTGATTTGAAGGTTGATCGACAAGTGTGTCTCGAATACTGCTATTCTGGACATAACTAGATACAAAATCATTGAAACCAACATATCCACAtacatgttacatgtaggaGTACATGTTTGTTAAAATGCTATGTGTCTCGGGGAAGAAATGCCTTGTAAAGGTATTCAACTTGgggatatcatcatcatcatcatttaggtATTGTGGCCCAGAAAGTCGGCCATTGCCTCGTCGAAGGTcacttctttattttcagaggATGACCCTCCTGCAGAGGAAATAACTAACTTGTGAATACACTAATCGCACTAAAGGCATTGTGTAGACGTTAGGTGTGCAAAGAAGCTCCAATTTGAATTAACTAATTCTATAATAAATGATATCAAGTGTCTACATAGAATCTTATGAGTATGTATGAACATTTTACACACTTCATGATGATATGACAATGAAGGATTTGAAAGATAAAGGCCAAATGACGATATATTCTTGATACAATTGATAAAGGACTTACCACAAATGCTATAGATATGATGATAGCCTATTGTGATCACACATTCCACACCTGAGTTGAGTTGGTAAAATTTCCTGAGAAATCATGCTATGTTCCAATGGGGAGAATTGTCAATTACGCTGTTCTGTCAAACTCGACATATCAATCACTATTATATAGATATTGTCcaaactagtacatgtatggtgGTTTCTCGACAGTTGGTAAATCGGAATGGAATCAAATAACAGCAAAATGCAAGTAACGCACACACAGAAACCACTAGCAATTATCCACAATTATTGGTGTCGGTAGCCTATGGTAATTGTTTGTGATCGTATTACAAATATGCATACGATATCTATTAAAGTGCAAATAAGCTGGAATACACGATATTTAACCAACATTTATAAATGTTTGCCAACTTCCAGCCATTGCTGGGAGACAAGCCTAATGAAGGATGGCAGGTGGCCAAAACATATAAAATCACCACCTACGTTGGGTGGGTTCTCTGGAGGGACAGGGCTTAACAAATGGGAGCATTGAATACACTATTAGTTTAGGCAAGTATGCTTGGTTTAGTTAGGCCAATAGGCTTTTCATAAGGCTTTATAGCCTTTTCATAAAAATGTGTTTAAGGCTTTGCATTGCAATTGCTGGTTTTCTGATTCTAATGAGATATTTGGCCGTTAAAAACAATAGATAAACATTGTACAACAAGGGCAGTGATATGGGTGCCTTTGATTTCAGTTTACTGACCCTCCTCCACTGGACATTAAGAAACCGATCGTTGAGCATAATGTCAGTCATCAATGAATGACCTTACATCCTGTACATAGCTTAAGAGTTGCTAATGGTGATTACTATTGAATCAATTCCACTTTGTATTACTTTGATATCAGACAAATACTTACTTGCCATGCTGGCTCATGGCTTTGATGAGGTTGTGGTATGGTTGACTCAGCAAACACAGCATCACGTAAGCTAGCAAATTGACTATGCAGAGACATAGGGTAAATGGATTACTGCAATTCTTGCAGTTTTCGTGTGTTGGGTAATATTATTTAGTATGCAGTATCTAGCAATAGCTTTGTTTGGTGGGTTGTGAAGGagcgaaatacatgtacattcccgTTGGCAGAGAAAGTGCAAAATTGTGAACAATATGAAGAATGAATATCCCAATGAATGTGAAAAAGACTTTACATATATATTGTCAAATGGTTTGTTTATCTTTCAAGACAAGACATTAGAAGCACCTTTTAACATGTCAAAAAGTGAAAGTACTGTCATCGGTTCAAGATAAATTTGTTGGGTACATTTTAAAATGTGGCACTGGAAATTTAGCACACATTTTAATGCTCAGAAGTGGTATTTGTATTAAAATTCAGTTTCACATAGCTCGTGCATAAGTCCCCAAACAATTGTTTGCATTTGGAACACACTTTTTGCCTTTGCAATGAAGTTGACCCACAACTTAATGATAATATTTGAACAAGTACTTCCTAAATGTTGGTATAACCCTTGCTTAGCCTGTTGCGTGGGCCAATGTAATAGGCTTGTGCTTAGGCCTACTAACCCAGCAAACTGGGTGGGATAAGGCAGGTTTAAAAGTATCTATAAACCAGTGGATCAGTCATGCAGACATATAAAGCTTACAGCAGTTTATTTACATGGTGCCTTACCCTGAAACGAAGTGTTTTTTTGTTTAGATTATTTGCTCTTTTTGTGATATTTGAAGTTGTTTATGTGACctagtggtttcacgtgacgtcatcacatacCATGTTGGAGGGTaatacaaaagaaagcaagcccaacGGGCCATGACaccatttgattcagttaagtcaggcacaacaaatcattgttctgccatTCAACATGGTTGACCTTGAAAACGCTCTACTTGACGACACGTGGGAAACTAATTCCTCAACCATATTTTAAAACCACTTAGATATGAATATTGTAGCAACAAATTTGTACATTACGTCAGACTGCATTTGCGGACTATCTTCTCATGTCTCCATGCATGTAAATCTATGATGAAATACAACTCTGATGTCACAGGATGGCATCATAGCAGCCCACGGAACACCTTATGATGCACTACCCCACAAATTTAATCCATCGTTGCAACATGGTTACCTAATAGAGACACAGGCCTAACCTTATTTGCCATGTTGGTACACTTGTATTGTTGACACCCAAGGGAAGATATCCCCTATAAAGAAAATTAAGGCCTTGGAAATAGCACAAATTAGATGACAGATAATCTAGATATTCTGAAAAATAATGAAGTAAATCCATGTCTATGGAAATAAGAACTTGATTCATTTACTGATGTGCGTTTTCAATAATCTGATAGATTTCTAATTCCTGAATTGAAAATGGGACAGCCAAGGGCAAATGCAAGTGATCAGATCTTAATCCAACAAGACCACAACAAGCAGAAACTTTGCACAA
This genomic window from Lineus longissimus chromosome 13, tnLinLong1.2, whole genome shotgun sequence contains:
- the LOC135497793 gene encoding microtubule-associated protein 2-like; translation: MSLTTRSAPTPADSEYPYHLVYHDPNSEYRRHVNRSQPKVGSLDNVDHQPGGGNIKVANIPPRWDTTAKVGSLEKSNHEPGGGNVKIYHDYSSEYRKRTTRAQPKVGSLEKVAYVPGGGNVRVADIREKYDVTPRIEARNVGYTPRGGEKVIYHDYDAQYNKHTRRAQPMVGSLDRVNYVPGGGNTRVYKEKLQWNSLPKIGSLDNAHHRPGGGTKQVYSDRPRWASDSKIGSLDNAHHQPQGGNVKIYNDNPEWNTTSKIGSFDNINYRPGYGYIFKEKKYEKNGVDYDKGLYKRKRWWEDSMRSIPHNIRELEKRNLSR